A genomic region of Miscanthus floridulus cultivar M001 chromosome 3, ASM1932011v1, whole genome shotgun sequence contains the following coding sequences:
- the LOC136544617 gene encoding coatomer subunit beta'-1-like: MAVLDRPGLGPRRGWCTSAELALPRPPAPAVAAPVDERLLTIFELELAEECLLQAKDLSGLLLLYSSLGDAEGIEKLASLATEHGKNNVAFLCLFMLGKVEDCIQLLVNSNRIPEAALMARSYLPSKVPETVAIWRNDLSKINPKAAESLPDPSEYPNLFEDWQVALTVEKNIASQRGHYPLADQYLNHADKSDMALVEAFKRMQVMEHEELEDAAEENGEPDQLVCYGCQVFSSVEVLNHQC, encoded by the exons ATGGCCGTCCTGGATCGGCCGGGCCTCGGACCTCGGCGCGGGTGGTGCACTAGCGCAGAACTGGCACTGCCACGGCCGCCGGCCCCGGCGGTGGCCGCCCCCGTCGACGAGCGTCTCCTT ACTATATTTGAG CTAGAGTTGGCGGAGGAATGCCTTCTTCAAGCGAAGGATTTAAGTGGCTTGTTGCTACTGTACTCATCTCTTGGAGATGCTGAAGGAATTGAAAAGCTTGCTTCTTTGGCAACAGAACATGGAAAAAACAATGTTGCTTTCCTCTGCCTTTTTATGCTTGGTAAAGTGGAAGATTGCATACAGTTGCTTGTAAACAG TAACCGTATACCTGAAGCTGCATTAATGGCACGATCATATCTTCCTAGCAAAGTACCAGAGACAGTCG caatttggagaAACGACCTCAGTAAA ATTAATCCAAAAGCTGCAGAGTCTCTACCAGATCCTTCTGAATATCCAAATTTATTTGAAGACTGGCAGGTTGCTCTGACCGTAGAAAAAAACATTGCTTCTCAGAG GGGCCATTATCCTCTTGCTGACCAGTACTTGAATCATGCTGACAAGTCAGACATGGCTCTTGTTGAAGCTTTCAAAAGGATGCAGGTCATGGAGCATGAGGAACTTGAAGATGCAGCTGAGGAAAATGGAGAACCTGATCAACTG GTATGTTACGGCTGTCAGGTTTTTAGTAGTGTGGAAGTTCTTAATCACCAGTGTTAG